The following nucleotide sequence is from Siniperca chuatsi isolate FFG_IHB_CAS linkage group LG2, ASM2008510v1, whole genome shotgun sequence.
agaaaAAAAAGTCTATGGAGCACACATAATGGGCGTTTTACTTATCATTCAGGGGTTTCATATCTTGTAACCCTGACTAAATTCATATTAACCTACAGACTACTGTTTGGTAAGGAGGGATTACTCCAGGGATGAATATGGgagacatttttcagttttacttctTAAATGTagtgcacaaatgcacacaactGTCTATGATTTGCATTTATCCATTTTCCAACAGGACTGTTTTTCAAGTAAATATACATTATTGTGACATTTAACAAATCCTACGTTTGCTGGGAACCCAGGGGAACTAATTGGAGGATCTCAGGGAACCACAAAAGCATTGCTCTAAATGAATTAATGTCAATTCACTTATATCATAGAATGTATTACTGACATGATTTCCATGCTCTCGTGACCGTAGGTCCTTGTAAGCTGCCACTGGGACCTTTGGGGGTGTCTGTCATTTCCAACAGCACTTGAAGGCATCATTAGTAGGCAGCACAGAATGGCAGGCAGCTCAAACACTTCTGTCTATAAAGCTTAAGAATATGTAGGTGTTGCACAGCTCATTGGTGGGGCAGGAGAAGTTCCCTAATAAATATGTCAAGTCACTTGGGGTTGACCCTTTTGGCTTTAGGAAGCGTGTAGCCGGTTGGCCATGCTCCGTTGGCTGAGTGTGTGAGTCTTGTAGGGGGTAGTGCTCTGGCTTGTGGCCCAATTTTCATGAGCCAGCTCCTCCTTCTCCAGCCCCCCCACACTGTGCTGTATCTCGGCCTCAACAGATCTCTGTTCCCGGGCCAACATGAGGACCATCTCTGTGTCCATCGGCTCAGCAGAGGAGAAAGGGTGACACACGGTCTCGACCAGGCCAATAACTGTCCCCAGCACTGCAAACACCGAGCCCAGCAG
It contains:
- the g0s2 gene encoding G0/G1 switch protein 2; this encodes MSKANLWLEQTTNYIRVYIQPSAHHYVPAEAEPVEMESMQEFIPFAKEMLSQKPSRGLLKVYLLGSVFAVLGTVIGLVETVCHPFSSAEPMDTEMVLMLAREQRSVEAEIQHSVGGLEKEELAHENWATSQSTTPYKTHTLSQRSMANRLHAS